The Lasioglossum baleicum chromosome 15, iyLasBale1, whole genome shotgun sequence genomic interval CTTGATGGTGGCGTCGCTCTGCGCTCTCACCTCCTCGAGTTGCCTCGAGTGTTTCAGCTCGAACCGTTGTTGCTCTGCTCGATACCTCTTCTTCTCGTTCTCTTGGAACTTTTTCAACTTCTCTCGCTCGGCGTCCGGGTCCGGCGCGATCACCGCCGATATCGAGATCCTCATCGACTCTCGGAACATCATCTCGCGTGCCTTCATCTCGTTGCGGATCCGCTTCGGTAGATTCCTGCGCTCGACCGTCTGCCGCTTAACCAGCTCCTCCTCCTTCCTTTGGTTCATCCGCTTCATCTGCTCGAGCTCCTTCTCGTGACGGATCAGCATCTGATGCCTCTGCAGGAAGAAGATGTCCTTCAGCTGTTTCTTCAACAGCTGCTGTTTCTCGTGGATGTGTCGCTCCTCTTGTTCCCAGATCGCCGCCTCCCGAGCTCTCATCAGCTGTTGCTTCTGCTGCAAGAACTGCCTCTCCATCAGCGCGATCTTTTCCCGGTGGCTGTCGGACAGCCTCCTCAGAGAGAGCTCGTGACTCTCGTTCAACTTATCCAAaaagtgtttctctctctcctcatgcTCGGCCTCGAGCTTCTCCTTTCGGATCTTGAACGCGCTCTTCCGCTTGTCCTTCGGCATCAGATCCACCTCTTGCTTCAACAGTCTCAGCTCCTGCTTGAGACCCTCCCGGAACTGTTTCAACTCCCTCTCCTGCTCGCTACGGATCTTCTTCGACGCGAGCCTGAGATCTGCCTCCTGCTGCGCCTCGGCACGCTCTATCTGCTGCCGCTGTTGCCGCCCGAGAGTCTCCAGATCGGTCTCGGCGTTTCGCTCGAGCAGTTGTCGTTCCTGCTCGAAACGCTTCTCCTGTTGGTCCTTGTTGAACTGCGCCTTCTGCGACAAATCCTGGAACTGCTTCTGCTCCATCTTCTGCAGCATCTTCAGCTCCCTGAGCTCCTGTTTCCTGAATATCTGATCGTCGTAGACCTTGCCGTTCTCGTCGTCACCGTAGATCACCTTGGACGTGGTCGTCGTAACCACAACACCGTCTATCTCGAACTTTCTGGTTCGCTTTCTCGTCTTTTTCTTCAAATTCATCATCTGTATATCCTCCTTGGTTCTAGTCGGCCGCTGTATATCGCGAGCGTAATCAGGCTTCCGCCGCAGCACTACTTCCTCTTCCGTTTCCGGCGTCTGTCCCTGTCCGATGTGGTTCTCCTTGTTCGACTCACGGCTGTCCTGGCTGATCGTAGTCGAGATCGACTCAGCGTCCGAGCGATCGATGCTCTTGCTCGGCGTATGCGATCTCGTCGAGCCGGACTCGCTCTGGGACCTGGATCCCTCGAAGCTGTCCGGTGATATCCTCTTCTCTTTGTATATTTTGCCCGCGTCCTTCTGTCGGATCGTTTTCAGAACCTTCTCGTCGATCCGACCACCTGCGACCGACTTATCGTTCTTGATCAGACCGTTCACCTTCTTCGAGTTCCTGTTCGTGTCGTCGATGTCCACGGGCTCGACGATCGTTCCAGCGACCATCATCTTTGTAATCTCGTCCCCGCTGTCGCTCTTCGTACTCGACCTCTCTAGCAAGCTCTGCGCGTCGCTCTGCGAGGAACTGGTTCGCGCCGCTCCCCGTTTGTTCAGCATCTGCGAAGAGTCTTTCACCTGCTCTTTGTCGTCGCCCACCGTCACTACGGAGACGTGACTAGTGTCCTGCAACTCGTCCACGATCGGGCTCACGATCAACACCTCAGACTCGTCCAACTTCTTGCCCACCCGTTTCGAAGCGTCCGTGAGAACGATCGGCTGCTCCTGCGGCGTGTACTCCAGACTGTCCAGGCTCGGGAATCCGTCATCGTCGGTCGAGCTTTCGTTCACCTGCGTCTTGTTCAATTCGTTCGCGACGATCACCACCTCCGACGTCGGAGACGGCCGGCAAGAAAGAGGCGTCGGCGACACGGCGTCGACCAATACCGGAGGATGAGTAGTCACCACTGTTACCTGGCTTATGTTGCTCGCTAGACTATTCGATAAGTCTGGACTGTCGGCTGTGATCCGGACGGTTGATGTGTTTGGACGTATTTCTTGGTCGGGTTTTCCTGCAAATTTGTTCAGATGCGCTAAATCAAGTCTATCGATAGGAAAAACAGAACTCTGCGCCAAGGCCTGTAGTCTATAATAGATTAAGAAATTAGAAGCTCCGAATTTCGAAGCGTCGATTTCTGAAACTTCGAAGATGACgagaagtttcgaagcttcgaatcgaagcttttttaatttttattttaaactcgTAAATTACAACTTCACACGATTCGAAGAAGTCGAATGTTCGTACACTTaaaagttcccttcgttccttcgaatcttcgaagtgtcgaagcttcggaaaagtaacagccctactaaaaataaaataaaatagattgCACCATCTCTTACCGGTAATGACAACCACATTATCCCCGCTGCCTCTTCTCGACGACGCGCTTCTACTCCTAATAGGCGTCGACGTGATCACCGATACGTTTATAGAAGAACCTCTCTTCTCGCCGGTAGAAGCATCGTTCGCGACACTCTCGCGCGTCTGTTCCTTGTTCAACCatttcttcttctctcgtttCCCGTCGAACTCGTCCGAGaagttctccaacgaatcgtaTCTGGACGATCCTTCGCTATGACTTTTAACGACCGATTCCACCTTGCCTATACCGTAATCCGTCTTGATGTCTTCGGTGGAGCAAGCCTTCATGATGTTCTTCTCGGACAAGATTGCGTTCGGAACTGCAGTTTCCCGACGCGTCAACGTCTCCAACGACGGGACGTTCGACCGCATTTCGGAATCCATCGAGAATCGTTTCTCTAGAACCGCGTTTAACTTCTCCTCGACAGACTTTCGTTTCTCTTGCAAGCTCTTCCGATTGTCTTCCGTTGAGGATTGTCGTTTCGATTGCGCGTCGATTGGTTTCTTCTCAACTCTGAAAACAAACGTAAACAATCAGCACCGAAAATATATAACGTAACACGAGAAAATCGATACAGTATATAACTATACAGCACCTGCTTCTCTCTTCTAGAGACGATTGTTTGTTGAACGCTGGCTTCGACCAATCCTCTGTCGACTCTGGTCGAACCGGAGCAGATTTCCTCTTCTCTTCCGAAGTTAATTCCATTCTCGATGGTTGGCTCGTTTTATTCTGTACTACCGATTTCTGTCTCGTGTCCTTCTCTTTCTCGTTGCCAGCTGTTAATTTCTCTAAACTATCTTTGACCGTTTGCTGCTTCTCGTTGAACTTATCCACGGTTGTTTGTTCCCTCTCGGCCGTGTCTTGATTCTCCGATAACGAGTGTTTCTCTCCTCTCTTACTGTCCTCGGTACTCTTACATTGGTCCAACATCTCAACGACGTTTTGCTTGTCGGTGCCCTTCAAATTACTTTCCTTATCCTCGTTTTTACTATCCTGGCGCataggaggtggaggaggagcaGGACCTTTCTCCCGAGATATTCTACGTTCGTTTGCTTCGCTTGTACTAGGTGGTTTAGGTGCCTGGATAAAAGATATACAAGTGTTACTATTGCGGACTTAGTTTTAGGACCATGTTATGGCGTGGAATATAAAAACTCTAGCAGTCAGAATGTTCGGTGACTAATTGAGGTGACCACGAGTGAAGCGAGAGTGCACGTGGCTCAAATAGATTATTATTTAGTTCGATATTACATCTAATAGCTTGTTAAGATAAATTCcattattaaatacatatttCCTATTAAATATAGCCATGTGTTATCGACCATCCAAAACTATTGATATTCAAATTTAACAAATTAAGCAGCAATTCGTGCACAACAAAATACGTACTTGTTTCTTCTCAACGGATACAGGTATATTCTCTTTAGATTCCGCTTTCCGTAATTTCTTGTTCCTGTCCTCCTTTTCACCATCCCTGTTGATCTCTCGTTTGTGGCTCTCTTCTTTCTTCGCAGATACGGGTGATGTGGCAAGATTTTCTTTTTCAGCAACTAAACAGTCGGCATTTTTAATCAAATCATTTCTTTTTGTACGTCTACCTACTAGCCTATCGtgtttattacaaaattacaacTTACTCTTGACATCAGCGTCACTGCGCATAGATGCAGAGTCATCTCCGAGTTGATCCACCTCCAGAGGAAGCTGAGATGTGCGTTGCTCCTGTAATATTCGTTTACCATCGATTTGAATCTTACGAAGAAACATGTGCTTTTTATCGTTACGTATTTACAATGACTATatcaatggaaaatatcatttcTATCCTGAAAACGATGCTGGCAAGAAACGTAACGCAATAACAGAATGATTATTCTCGCGCATTCGTCGAGTCAATATAATAAACAGAAAAAATTCTAcgcaatatatgtatagaaacgTGAATATGGTACATTGAAAATAGCTTATGCATTGCAGtctgaaaataaaagaaaatagcaGACGATTATCGTAATACGAGTACAAACACAGTATATATACGCATCGAAATCAAATTAGACAGCACTTATTGCATAAGCTACTGACCTGACAAACGCAGGGGTGATGGGGCTGGCGAGGCCCAGGAGAGCCGCATGCACAGCCAAATTATCCAAATTACAACAACATAATTATTAGGGTTTCATTAGAGTACATATAGGGGTGAgaaatgttttaatattttatctttCGAAATTTCGATGTGCggaatgttaaaaaaaaatagaaaacattCATTCCttccaaataaaaataactctgatatacatatatgctaGGTATATCAGAATTGGCAAAGTAAGAGTAAAACGTAATTAAACATCGAGTATCGCATGCACGAATATTCTTAgcgttttatttacacctatCATGCACGAATGTTAATAGTATAACCGTATAATAGTATAActttatgaaaattgaaataaacgcATCAACGAATCATCAGATTACCAATTCTTCCTCGAGATCACTAATTTCTAATTACTTATGTAGGAACAACTAATACGTTTGTTTGTTGCAATTGTCTAAGTTTCATTCAAAAGCAGCTTACCGATCCGCTGATATAGTTCTCTGTGTTTTTTCGCCATTTTTGCCTTCTATCAAGACGAAAGCGTGTAACaacgtatatacatacatacataatatataCATGTGTATTATGAATTTTGCTTATAAAATGCTAGCGTATCTTATTGTATTTTTCATAGAAATTCTTCATAATCGATTGTTAAAATCAGACGAGACAGAAAACGTACCTCTGCTTCCTCGTCGACCAATTCCTCTTCAACGACATCAGCTTTGTACTCCAACAGCAAGTCCCGGATCGGTTTAGAATCCAAACTCCGATTTATAAACGAGTGCTTCAACAGTTCGTCAGCTGTAGGTCTAGATGTTGGATCCTTTATGAGAGCCTTCGCGATAAAATCATTGAAATCTTTACTCCACTTTCCGGGTTGCTCGAGTTTTGGTGGGTCACTCTTTTGTATTTTGAGGAGTACCCGCATCGGTGACATCTCATGGTTTGGTGGCTCGATTTGTGCAAATTCGATTAAGGTAATCCCGAGCGACCATATATCTACCTACGTTCGAATCATTTTCGATTATACACGTTACCGGATCGTTAACGGATCAGATTTAGAAAGTCTATTACAGCTTACTTTGAAATCATAAGGATTATCCCGAAACGTTTCACATAATACTACTTCCGGTGCCATCCAATACGGTGTACCAATAAATGTATCGTGTTTCTGTAACGTATGCTTATTTTTCGCAGACACTCCAAAATCGGCTGTGGAATTAGAGGATTGTTAGCTCATCCGTTCGACGATTTCGATATATAAAGAACCATAAATGTAAAATCTACCAATTTTCACTCCTCCAGCCATTGTTAACAAAACATTTCCTGCCTTTAGATCCCTGTGAATTACTTTAGATTTGTGTAAAAATGCAAGTCCTTTAGTCATGTATTGACATATGTAGGCTATCTGTGGTTCCGTTAAAGCTTTTTGTAATTCCACCATTATGGAATCAACAGCACCACCGTCGCAATATTCTATCAGCATCTGCAGATTCGTAGACGTTATTGGACAAAGCTCGATAAATCTTGTAAATGTTGTGCAATAGCAAAACATACCCATAGTTTGCCCTCTATAAAATATGCTTCGTGTAACTCAACAACATTCGGATGTTTACATTCTGATAATATGTCTATTTCGATCATGAAATCGCTAAGATCGTCTTCTCCTTCGAGGGCACACATTTTTGCAGCAGCGAGCTGTTGCGTTTGTTTATGCTGTGCctagaaaatatagaaaatacgtTTGGTAAAcactacaaatatatatatatataagatatTACAAGTATAATTAAAGAATTTTGTGATTTACCTTATATACTTTGCCAAATGCTCCGTCCCCAAGTTCGCCCACCATTTCCCAGAACTCTTCTGGATTACAATCCATTTTAATATTGTTATACAACTTCTTTTTCTTCGCGTCATTGCCACCAAAGTGGAATGCTTTCTTCAGATTCGACAAGAATGACATTTTTGCGATATTCTTTCAACACATTCACGCAtataaaaactgtatttctattACATTATGTTATAAAATCGAATAGTATTACTGCTAACAAGAAATATCTATTCTAATTCTGCGCTTAAACATAAACTTATGTAGTGTTCGAATAATTCATTGTAACGCGTAACAGTTACAAGATCCGTGAAATCATCTCCCTTTTTCTTCCTTAACTACAGCCTTTCATACTTTTTATCGTATCGATTTATTTTCATCACCTTGATAGAAAATATCTGAAGAAAAAGATTGAATTCAAATCCCCATTCGATACCAGGGGATTATACCAAATCTCTCCCGCATCTTGATAACTTCGAATCGATGTTCAGTAAACAATAGATCCGTCGATATGTTCCATAGCAATACGTGCAGCAACAATCAAACCCATTATTAATTATCCGTTATTTTTCCTCGGACATAGGCACAAGGCTGCAATAAACAAAAGAGGAttagtaaaaaattattatctcTCGGATAAGATTGCATTTCACCGATAGAGAGAAGCTAAGTGTTTAGCTGCTTTCTTTCAGAATAGGGTCTGTGTTACTATACAAATTCCATTGATAGAGAAAACTGGGACATAGCTAACAGAACAACATTCCAACTAAAGAGGCCTCTAGTTTTATACACTGTGGCATAATTTTATCTGAAATACACAGTAGAATTCATTCTACTACAAATCGtctgtaataaaaaaataatgtcgagCGAAAACATTGTTTTGTATCtcggaaaaaattattataataataattacaattatatacaataattaataattaatcataTTCGGCTATGTAACTAATGTACAATTTTTCACATAGTTACGATCGATAGTTTTCGTTTGATTCCCGAAAAATGTGAAATTCGATAACGTTTAATCGTTTCGTGAATATCAAAACGGAAATGTGGAGGATAAGGTGAGAACGTGGAAACACTGCAAAAATTCACGAGCTTACTGATAGATACATAGGAGCACAGATTTCTCTGAAAAATGTCGACACACGACGGTCACGAGATTGACACAATTTTGACAAGTAATCTCGGCCGTATTTGTCCGCCATCGTTTTGTAAATACACTTTCCCCATCTTCCATGAATCGGAGAAGTATCGACAACGAAATCCGTCGGAACCAGACGAATTGACAGAAATCTTGAACGAGCTGTACACGCGAGAGAACGCACGAACGCGTTTCAAACGCGTTGACCAGATTTCCACAAAGTCATCTATGCGGTTCGTAATCTGCCAAAGCCGATACGATACGTGATTCTCTTCGACGAGCGAGACGTAATAAATCGTAAAAGGATATCCCAGTTTCGATGACACGAAACAACTGGACGTAAATATACCTTGCTAATCGTTACCGACACGAGCATCGTGTACGACTATCATCGGAAAAATACGATCCTCGGGAGAAAAAAAATCTCTGTGGACAGATCCTCTGCTCACCTTCTCTTTTAATGATCCGCCGTTGACGAAACGGGCACACTTTGTCTCGGTTTGTAACCATTGACGACGCACTGGGAACTTTGTCACGCACGATCTCGCGAACGATGTGTAGCCGAACAAATTCCACTGTTCATCACCCAAAAATAGTCGAGGAAACGCGAAAAAAGTATGTTGAAATCAGTAAACTAGACGGACCCGTACGTACACGGCCATTTTCAGTAGTACACGCACATAACACATTGCACCGCACCACGCCTGGAAGTGACGTAACCAATCGGCAAGTGTGCCTGTGTTCTGCGAGAGGCTCCTCGGCTTAGAAACGCACAAACGCatttcaaatgcattttttcaaaaaaatcgcCCCCGTCGATATATTCCGCGACATACGTAGGTCGACGGCGACACGATTCTCGGCGACCATCGATCGACGTTCACAATTCAACTATCCTCGTCGAAAGAGCCATTCGATCGAATCGTAGTTCGCACTcgcaaaaattatttaaaaaggaaCGCCGTAATTCGATTTTCCTTTGGCATACTTATAATCGTAGATATCGACGGAACGACTTTGAAACCGAAAGAAAAATCCACGTTACGCTCTCGTCCGTCGAGCATACGAGAAAACCGAGTATTTATTATTAAGTTATGGAATTGATTTTTTACGGAACGCTGTTACCTTTGCGGAAACCTTACAATCGTATAATCGTGTTAAGCACTCGTTTTACAACACGGTGGATGTTCCTTAGATttggtatatatatttttgcgtAGCGGtaacacagtgtaaataacgAAGTTACGTATAGATACGCGCGGTTATCTTTTGCAATCGCGGGATAACTAAACGCGCGAAAGTATTTAGAAGAAACATTCCGTTTTTGGTAGGAATCGAATTTAAAAAACGCACGCACTTTTGTAATAATTGAAAGAATAATTGTGAACTTGAAATAGTAATCTTTCCTCGGTCAGTGGAACCAATCGAATAAACATAGATCACTAGCTTTCAAACCAATGACAATGGCGATCGCGTGACCGCGACCGCGACTGACGCAACTATACTTACCAGGGTCGATTATTACTATCAGAGAAGATCTGATACAATCTGatactacatacatatgtacatatatgtatatattgacAACATTTCGCAAGGCAcgcaacgttgtacaactataTTTGTGTATTTTATTTAAGAAACGACTTACAATTGATGTTAAATTGATTTGAGACAGTTGCTTGTAATACAACGTTCTCGCTAGCTCGTGTTTGTAaatacaaatatattattttaagggAGGTTTGACCAATTTATAATCTATTAATAAGTAGCAATGCATTCTTAATAATATGAATAAAATCGAACTTGTAAGTATCGTAtttacataggttattattaACTACTCGAAACTTTTACTTTGATAGTTAGCTAACCTAAAAGTTAAGCGCAAATCGGCTACTCGGTTCTTTCTCGATGATGGTTCTaattacttatatttttaattcttttagTTTGACTTGTTCTAATAAAACAGCGTAATGGCTAGAAAAGAACGAGGTGTGATGAAACTGATTTGGAATTGTTTCATTAATTCTATGAAACCCAACTTCAATCGTCCTAAATTGATAGGAGAAGACCGTTATGGTACCAAATACTATGAAACAGCAATTGCTAGTAAATCGTCGCGGAAAAAGCCGACGCGTTACTTCGAGGCTGTGGATAAAGATAATTTCGAACCAGAAATGCCTGCGGAATGGGAATCTTGGTTGAGATATCGTAGAACAGAGCCACCGACACCGGAAGAACTAGAAAGAAATTATCAGATTACAAtgagtaaaaaagaaaaagctGCAGAAATAGCAGCTAAATATGGAAGTGCCAATtcagaaaaatcggaaatatacattgataagaaagaaaaaaaaccgTTCCCCGTATACGACGaatataaaaataagtaaaaatacAAAGACTGTAAAGCAATAGGTAGTGAATGAAATATAAGGAACGATTTTATCACGGATGTAACGAACTCATCGAATAatgaaaatcaataaaatatctagtaaatatgtacaaattttattataacatatacTTGTATTGTTACGATGTATAATTTATGTGTTTATTGTTTGTGTGAAGTATAGTCTATATGtaaaacaatttattatatCCTACgtttctatacatatacatttattGTATTTTCTTTTGTATATCATCGACCGTTCTCTTCAATTAATCGATGCAATGAAAAACCAGTACTGAAACTATACGTGTATATGGAATATCCTTCTCTTCAGTCAAGCACATGTTTAATATTCTTTCTCAAAATTGTCTTCGATGTAATGAAATGATAACATCCAAATGTATTCGTTACTATGgagtagaaaatatcaaaactgaatttcgaatatcgTATCAATTTCAAGCTCAATTTTCTGCGATAGAAAAATTGATATCTAAGTCGATGCTTTTCTTTTCCTCAATTAAGAAATTAGATACCGATTTCTGCAGTTTGTAAAAAGATACTTCGCGTGTGTATCGGAGTACGAAACATCAGTCAACAGCAGATATAAATTCTTTCAATCGAAAGAAATTAAAACAGCCCAATGCACGGAAAAGGTAAGCTTTTCCGATCAACCTGAAAAGTCGCTATTGTCGAATAGAGCTTGATCATACAGCTCTCCTTTTACTAATCGTCCACCGAAATAGCGACCGTTCAAAGAATCCCTTGCACGTTCCGCTTCTGAAATGTTCATCGATTATACCGATACAATTCAAAGATAAGATTAtttcaaaaagaaaaatatataatagcTTACCACTCATTTGAGAGAATTCCACGAAAATCTTCACGATAACTTCCGCGTCCTCGTCGTCCTCAGATTGTCGCTCGTTATAAATGATAACTCTTTCCACAACACCGAATTTCGAACACTCGTCCTGGATTTCTTCTTGTAAACTTTCATCGACATCTTCCGGCGCCACCATGTTTCTCAAGATCACAACTCGGGATTCCACTTTGCGCATAAGCTTCTGCATGACGAGATGACGCGCGCTTTGTCCTTTGATCGACATATTTTCCTGTTGTTGCAGCGTCTGAGGTTCCGTTTCCTCCAACAACTTCTTCTGTAGTTCCTCTTGTTGTTTTTGATGAGCCGCTTGTTCTTGCGCTCGCCTCATTATGTCGGAATTCGTGGTAGTCGTGACTGGTATCTAACAATCGAAATAGTTTCTATTGTTTTCGAACAGGAATATTAGGCGACTGCAAGTCGAATGATTAAATACTTACAACTGGAGTACCCACTATTGTTGGAGCTACGACCGCTGGTGGCGGTATGACAACCGCTTGGCCAGGTATCGGTTGAATAATTGCTGGTGGTCTAGTTAGAGCCTGTGGTATAGCTATACCGGGCGGAGGAATGACTGGAGCTACAGTTGCTATAGTTGGTGGCGCCATCATCGTGGCAGGAGCAAGAGTGGGTCTCACTATACCGGGCAAAGCTGCATACACATTGaaatatcaataatcgtaaatgaTGCAGGTATTCGGCAATTGTAACATTGGTGAACCTGCAGGACAGTTACCTAccctccgatttcgataatttttggacaTGCTGTAGAAATCGATATTTCGAACAACTTTCTCCTTTGCACATTAGAATTCTGTCTATACTTGTGCGTCTGTGGCAGAGCACGTGTTGGTATTGGTGACCATTTATC includes:
- the Slik gene encoding sterile20-like kinase isoform X3 — protein: MSFLSNLKKAFHFGGNDAKKKKLYNNIKMDCNPEEFWEMVGELGDGAFGKVYKAQHKQTQQLAAAKMCALEGEDDLSDFMIEIDILSECKHPNVVELHEAYFIEGKLWMLIEYCDGGAVDSIMVELQKALTEPQIAYICQYMTKGLAFLHKSKVIHRDLKAGNVLLTMAGGVKIADFGVSAKNKHTLQKHDTFIGTPYWMAPEVVLCETFRDNPYDFKVDIWSLGITLIEFAQIEPPNHEMSPMRVLLKIQKSDPPKLEQPGKWSKDFNDFIAKALIKDPTSRPTADELLKHSFINRSLDSKPIRDLLLEYKADVVEEELVDEEAEEQRTSQLPLEVDQLGDDSASMRSDADVKIAEKENLATSPVSAKKEESHKREINRDGEKEDRNKKLRKAESKENIPVSVEKKQAPKPPSTSEANERRISREKGPAPPPPPMRQDSKNEDKESNLKGTDKQNVVEMLDQCKSTEDSKRGEKHSLSENQDTAEREQTTVDKFNEKQQTVKDSLEKLTAGNEKEKDTRQKSVVQNKTSQPSRMELTSEEKRKSAPVRPESTEDWSKPAFNKQSSLEERSRVEKKPIDAQSKRQSSTEDNRKSLQEKRKSVEEKLNAVLEKRFSMDSEMRSNVPSLETLTRRETAVPNAILSEKNIMKACSTEDIKTDYGIGKVESVVKSHSEGSSRYDSLENFSDEFDGKREKKKWLNKEQTRESVANDASTGEKRGSSINVSVITSTPIRSRSASSRRGSGDNVVVITGKPDQEIRPNTSTVRITADSPDLSNSLASNISQVTVVTTHPPVLVDAVSPTPLSCRPSPTSEVVIVANELNKTQVNESSTDDDGFPSLDSLEYTPQEQPIVLTDASKRVGKKLDESEVLIVSPIVDELQDTSHVSVVTVGDDKEQVKDSSQMLNKRGAARTSSSQSDAQSLLERSSTKSDSGDEITKMMVAGTIVEPVDIDDTNRNSKKVNGLIKNDKSVAGGRIDEKVLKTIRQKDAGKIYKEKRISPDSFEGSRSQSESGSTRSHTPSKSIDRSDAESISTTISQDSRESNKENHIGQGQTPETEEEVVLRRKPDYARDIQRPTRTKEDIQMMNLKKKTRKRTRKFEIDGVVVTTTTSKVIYGDDENGKVYDDQIFRKQELRELKMLQKMEQKQFQDLSQKAQFNKDQQEKRFEQERQLLERNAETDLETLGRQQRQQIERAEAQQEADLRLASKKIRSEQERELKQFREGLKQELRLLKQEVDLMPKDKRKSAFKIRKEKLEAEHEEREKHFLDKLNESHELSLRRLSDSHREKIALMERQFLQQKQQLMRAREAAIWEQEERHIHEKQQLLKKQLKDIFFLQRHQMLIRHEKELEQMKRMNQRKEEELVKRQTVERRNLPKRIRNEMKAREMMFRESMRISISAVIAPDPDAEREKLKKFQENEKKRYRAEQQRFELKHSRQLEEVRAQSDATIKELEQLQNEKRKMLMEHETLKLKELEEAYGKELREWKAQLKPRKQKLEAELSAEKDALEARYRDYFPSGLSGLSVPPLDYSNIFHFEGWKKSPRLPRSTPASPSPFTIPRVSLRVSSSDTGSINGMLPRSHSKPDLVPSSSPRR